From a single Fusarium fujikuroi IMI 58289 draft genome, chromosome FFUJ_chr03 genomic region:
- a CDS encoding related to YPC1-alkaline ceramidase: protein MFENLSLRIPYPTPQEGFWGQPTSTLNWCEEDYILSHYTAEITNTLTNVLFIALGIRGVRNCLKYKHDTVFVIAYLGYLLVGCGSFAFHATLSYPMQLVDELSMIYTTSILCYAIFAHERSRLFSIFLGIGLVALSISITAYYHYIQDPTFHQNAFSILFLATVFQSLYTMEAILRPMLSKTYTNKPSRASVLSKETRRSLVQGDRAIIYEMRWIVTMGFITCAAGIAAWKVDNIRCSDLVRWRHEVGLPWGILLEGHGWWYVIAPRYCAVL from the exons ATGTTCGAAAACCTCAGTCTCCGAATTCCATACCCTACACCGCAAGAAGGATTTTGGGGACAACCAACTTCAACCCTGAATTGGTGCGAGGAA GACTATATACTCAGCCATTACACTGCCGAAATCACAAACACCTTGACCAATGTTTTGTTCATTGCCCTTGGCATTCGGGGAGTGCGGAATTGCCTCAAGTACAAACATGATACGGTATTTGTCATTGCATACTTGGGATATTTGCTGGTAGGCTGCGGCAGTTTTGCTTTCCACGCGACTCTGTCAT ATCCAATGCAGCTGGTAGACGAGCTTTCCATGATCTATACGACATCCATACTCTGTTATGCAATCTTCGCACACGAAAGGTCTCGCTTGTTTTCGATATTTCTCGGTATCGGACTCGTTGCGCTGTCCATCTCGATCACG GCATATTACCACTATATTCAAGACCCTACATTCCACCAAAATGCCTTTAGTATCCTTTTTCTAGCTACAGTGTTCCAGAGCCTGTACACTATGGAAGCAATCTTGCGACCCATGTTGAGCAAGACTTACACAAACAAGCCCTCCAGGGCTTCGGTCTTAAGCAAGGAAACGCGACGGTCTCTAGTACAAGGGGATCGGGCAATAATTTATGAAATGCGATGGATTGTCACCATGGGGTTCATCACCTGTGCAGCAGGTATTGCTGCCTGGAAAGTGGACAACATCCGGTGCAGTGATCTTGTCCGGTGGAGACATGAGGTGGGACTGCCATGGGGTATACTCCTTGAAGGCCATGGG TGGTGGTATGTTATTGCACCGAGATATTGTGCCGTTCTTTGA
- a CDS encoding related to salicylate hydroxylase: MHIVIIGAGPAGLAAALALSQTTIQGSPTQITILELRPKVETLGGTILLTPLALRYLDDLGVGSRLRKLGIPVRGVDVVALRTGRTLGQMLPGTDALRVIRHHLVQCMSDVVAELPQDRVTLRYGATVTGIQQVGDQGEDEGAVRVDVQFDAGKSEDSISCDILLGCDGIHSFVRTTVVDCERKKTYSGRAIAYGYVNCDSTGDIGLTTSDGKLRLRDSTMIQGQHGSFLMTYFEPSRGKVYALAIMPMAENQDAREGWKALGEDKVAIKRDIVDRFKEGGIKGLEPIINESDWYFYPVYMLPVEGRWSKGRVFLLGDAAHAMPPQGESTGIAIEDSVLFAHVLSEGISRGIPYVMEAYETLRRDDITKLHSETIFRWNTGSSSSWLWSIMMEFATWVYLLLANYRQEDYFKRDVRSFKLP, from the exons ATGCATATCGTCATTATTGGCGCTGGCCCAGCGGGCCTCGCAGCTGCCCTCGCACTCTCCCAAACCACCATTCAAGGCTCCCCGACCCAAATTACTATTCTCGAGCTGCGCCCAAAAGTCGAAACGCTCGGAGGAACGATCTTGTTGACACCCTTGGCACTACGGTACCTAGACGATCTTGGTGTCGGATCACGATTGCGAAAGCTGGGTATCCCGGTCCGAGGTGTCGATGTCGTGGCTCTTCGGACTGGCCGGACGCTGGGGCAGATGTTACCGGGAACAGATGCGCTGAGAGTTATAAGACATCATCTTGTGCAGTGCATGTCGGATGTAGTTGCTGAACTGCCACAGGACCGTGTCACCTTGCGCTATGGTGCGACAGTCACCGGCATACAACAGGTCGGTGACCAGGGAGAGGACGAGGGAGCAGTTCGTGTCGACGTACAGTTTGATGCTGGGAAGTCAGAGGATTCTATCAGCTGTGATATCCTGCTTGGATGCGATGGTATACACTCTTTTGTTCGGACGACAGTTGTGGACTGTGAACGGAAGAAGACGTATTCTGGTCGTGCCATCGCCTACGGGTACGTCAACTGTGATTCTACTGGAGACATTGGTTTGACAACATCGGATGGGAAGCTGCGCCTCCGAGACTCTACTATGATCCAAGGTCAGCATGGATCGTTCTTGATGACCTATTTCGAACCATCGAGGGGAAAGGTATACGCTCTTGCTATCATGCCGATGGCAGAGAATCAAGATGCACGGGAAGGATGGAAGGCTTTGGGAGAAGACAAAGTTGCAATCAAGCGGGACATCGTGGATCGTTTCAAGGAAGGCGGTATCAAAGGTCTAGAACCCATCATCAACGAAAGCGACTGGTACTTCTACCCTGTCTATATGCTTCCTGTGGAAGGAAGATGGAGCAAGGGCAGAGTGTTTCTTCTCGGGGATGCCGCTCATGCT ATGCCACCCCAGGGCGAAAGTACTGGTATCGCGATCGAGGACAGTGTCCTCTTCGCCCACGTACTTAGCGAGGGGATATCAAGGGGTATCCCCTATGTGATGGAGGCCTACGAGACTCTGAGACGAGATGATATCACGAAGCTGCACTCTGAGACAATATTTCGCTGGAATACTGGGAGTTCATCGTCTTGGCTATGGAGTATCATGATGGAATTTGCCACTTGGGtctatcttcttcttgccaacTACCGACAGGAAGATTACTTTAAGCGGGATGTAAGAAGCTTTAAGCTTCCATGA
- a CDS encoding related to arachidonate 5-lipoxygenase — protein sequence MLFNIALLFNVAGAVAAVNGPKPFSLPSSKSPGRAAAIEKTRQGFQYGTDDTLIRVNPWPSGPLGKKAVKAHYSAFETSETPVYKHADEDTAQAQASLNGTLHLDSLEDYFKLYDGQWQKSVPDGLADGVLLNAKSDLSFSMERLSVHPESLRRVKPDERVALRVEDRLARKITTKTQRSLQREGRLFIVDHSDLANLTLTKGRYAGACEALFFIHPVSQEFLPLAIRPNNGSPLIYTPLDEENDWTLAKILLNSNDVWHNQWYHMAAAHISSDLIYMSATRSFSDMHPVWGLIRRLGVNSFAYRVGASASLVNPGGDIEKNFAWNGDQAIEYSKQLWRSECAPWRANYLEEKLTRRGLINCEYGPELKSFPYYEDASVILGALRTFITEYVNAYYPSDDAITADKELLAWFHEAADAADIVDFPASISTKSELVAVLSHHAYLISILHGSLNSNSLVHYSAVLPMHPLSLYRPLPEKKGISSLVPFLPDLEASIQHIALVATFNQAQIADTPDSLRFLFNEAEFYSRINKEARAAAKAYSATLSKFSKQVKGRKIRGDGRSQGMPFVWNVFDPSTGPGILAA from the exons ATGCTGTTCAACATCGCCTTGCTGTTCAATGTTGCTGGGGCCGTCGCAGCGGTGAATGGGCCAAAGCCATTTTCACTCCCGTCAAGCAAGAGCCCAGGCCGAGCCGCCGCAATCGAAAAGACGCGTCAAGGTTTCCAGTACGGAACGGATGATACTCTTATTCGCGTCAACCCATGGCCTTCGGGACCGCTTGGGAAGAAAGCCGTCAAGGCGCACTACAGTGCTTTTGAGACGTCTGAAACACCTGTCTACAAGCATGCCGATGAGGATACTGCCCAAGCCCAGGCGTCCCTCAATGGG ACACTCCACTTAGATTCCCTCGAAGACTATTTCAAGCTCTACGATGGCCAGTGGCAGAAAAGCGTTCCAGACGGACTCGCCGATGGAGTCCTCCTCAATGCCAAGTCCGATCTGTCGTTCTCCATGGAGCGCCTCTCTGTACACCCCGAAAGCCTACGACGTGTCAAACCCGATGAGCGCGTAGCCCTCCGCGTCGAAGACAGGCTTGCACGCAAGATCACAACAAAGACACAGCGCTCTCTCCAGAGAGAAGGGCGTCTTTTCATCGTGGATCACAGCGATCTGGCGAATCTGACTTTGACAAAGGGTCGCTACGCTGGTGCTTGCGAGGCGCTATTCTTCATTCATCCTGTCTCACAGGAATTCTTACCTCTGGCCATTCGTCCCAACAACGGCTCGCCTTTGATTTATACCCCTCTCGATGAAGAGAATGACTGGACTCTGGCCAAGATATTGCTCAACTCGAATGATGTCTGGCACAACCAGTGGTATCACATGGCCGCAGCTCACATCTCTTCCGACCTCATCTACATGTCGGCTACCCGGTCATTCAGCGACATGCATCCAGTCTGGGGTCTGATCCGTCGCC TGGGCGTAAACTCTTTCGCATACCGAGTGGGAGCTAGCGCATCTCTAGTCAATCCCGGCGGCGATATTGAGAAGAACTTTGCTTGGAATGGTGACCAGGCTATCGAGTACAGCAAACAGTTGTGGCGGTCTGAATGTGCTCCCTGGCGGGCGAATTATCTCGAAGAGAAGCTCACGCGCCGGGGCCTGATAAACTGCGAATACGGTCCTGAGTTGAAGTCATTCCCATACTACGAGGATGCTTCAGTCATCCTAGGTGCTCTGCGAACCTTTATAACCGAGTACGTTAACGCATACTATCCTTCGGACGATGCCATCACCGCGGACAAGGAACTCCTCGCATGGTTCCATGAAGCAGCTGATGCCGCCGATATCGTTGATTTCCCAGCTTCCATCTCTACTAAATCCGAACTGGTCGCCGTGCTGTCTCATCACGCCTATCTCATCTCGATTCTCCATGGTTCACTGAATAGCAACAGTCTTGTGCATTACAGTGCCGTTCTGCCAATGCACCCGCTATCACTTTACCGACCGCTGCCGGAGAAAAAGGGCATCTCTAGCCTTGTACCGTTTCTTCCAGACTTGGAAGCCTCGATACAGCACATCGCGCTGGTCGCTACGTTTAACCAAGCACAGATTGCTGATACTCCTGATTCGCTGCGTTTCCTTTTCAACGAAGCTGAGTTCTATTCCCGCATCAACAAGGAAGCACGTGCAGCTGCCAAAGCGTATTCGGCGACTTTGTCCAAGTTCAGCAAACAAGTCAAGGGGAGAAAGATTAGGGGCGATGGACGTAGTCAAGGAATGCCGTTTGTGTGGAATGTCTTTGATCCAAGCACGGGGCCGGGAATCCTTGCCGCCTAA